Proteins found in one Microbacterium sp. SSM24 genomic segment:
- a CDS encoding DUF4184 family protein: MPFTPSHAVVALPFIRTPLIPAAIAVGAMAPDLPLFVRGLPLHYGRTHDFAWVPATVALALVLLLIWRAVLRPAVRELMPTWLASRLPAEWDRGAGAAMRETLSITSTGGSGSDRRWRVSWRGMLILAVSLLLGVVSHIVWDLFTHEGRWGVEILPVLDEAWGPLLGFKWLQYGSGAVGVAIIGVWAVIWLSRREAAGPVGRVLPVAARWVWWLSLPVVLALAWSTGLAVWGPLDDDFTVAHLAYRVLPPACALWGAVTVVLCVVVQVARPARTRALNRP, encoded by the coding sequence ATGCCGTTCACACCGAGTCACGCGGTGGTCGCGCTGCCGTTCATCCGCACGCCGCTCATTCCCGCCGCGATCGCCGTCGGAGCGATGGCCCCCGACCTCCCCCTGTTCGTGCGGGGGCTCCCGCTGCACTACGGGCGCACGCACGACTTCGCATGGGTCCCCGCGACGGTCGCCCTCGCGCTGGTACTGCTGCTGATCTGGCGCGCCGTGCTGCGTCCGGCGGTCCGTGAGCTGATGCCGACGTGGCTCGCCTCGCGCCTGCCGGCGGAGTGGGATCGCGGGGCAGGTGCGGCGATGCGGGAGACGCTGTCGATCACGAGCACGGGCGGATCGGGATCCGATCGGCGATGGCGCGTGTCGTGGCGGGGGATGCTGATCCTCGCCGTCTCGCTCCTCCTCGGAGTCGTGAGCCACATCGTGTGGGATCTCTTCACGCACGAGGGACGGTGGGGAGTCGAGATCCTTCCCGTTCTCGATGAGGCGTGGGGCCCGCTGCTCGGCTTCAAGTGGCTCCAGTACGGATCGGGAGCTGTCGGAGTCGCGATCATCGGCGTGTGGGCGGTCATCTGGCTGAGCCGGCGAGAAGCTGCCGGCCCCGTCGGGCGCGTGCTTCCCGTGGCCGCGCGGTGGGTGTGGTGGCTGTCGCTGCCGGTGGTGCTCGCGCTCGCGTGGTCCACCGGTCTCGCGGTGTGGGGACCGCTGGACGACGACTTCACGGTGGCGCATCTCGCCTACCGGGTCCTTCCGCCGGCGTGCGCGCTGTGGGGTGCCGTGACGGTCGTGCTGTGCGTGGTCGTGCAGGTGGCGCGCCCGGCACGTACTCGGGCCTTGAACCGTCCGTGA